The following coding sequences lie in one Aureimonas sp. AU20 genomic window:
- a CDS encoding alpha-D-ribose 1-methylphosphonate 5-triphosphate diphosphatase: MNAITMNATLSEQVFTNAIIVLPDDIVEGSVLVRDGRIADISSGAASPSLARVGVDCEGDHLLPGLVELHTDNLEGHYLPRPKVRWNIHAALQGHDAEIAASGITTVFDALRVGLDEDAQLGAADMGLMAEAILSAGAAGALRAEHFLHLRCEVSAPDVIPSFERLASNPRVRLASLMDHAPGQRQFVDLETYRVYYQGKTGMPDPVFDAFCLRRIKESEEFSTRHRELIAERCRDAGVSLASHDDATAAHVAESRTLGVALAEFPTTMEAARLSHEGGLAVLMGAPNVVRGGSHSGNISAASLVEAGLLDVLSSDYVPFSLIQAAFVLSGSIGLPAAVRMVSQAPARVAGLADRGAIAAGLRADLVRVHAPEARVSTPVVRGVWREGRRVA; this comes from the coding sequence ATGAACGCGATCACCATGAATGCGACTTTGAGCGAACAGGTCTTCACCAACGCCATCATCGTTCTGCCGGACGACATCGTGGAGGGCAGCGTCCTCGTGCGCGACGGGCGCATTGCGGACATCTCCTCCGGCGCCGCCTCTCCCAGCCTCGCGCGGGTCGGGGTGGACTGCGAGGGAGACCATCTCCTGCCCGGCCTGGTGGAGCTTCACACCGACAATCTCGAAGGCCATTACCTACCCCGGCCCAAGGTGCGCTGGAACATCCACGCCGCCCTTCAGGGGCACGACGCCGAGATCGCGGCGTCCGGCATCACCACGGTCTTCGACGCGCTTCGCGTCGGGCTGGACGAGGACGCCCAGCTCGGCGCGGCCGACATGGGCTTGATGGCCGAGGCGATCCTCTCGGCGGGCGCGGCCGGGGCGCTTCGCGCCGAGCATTTCCTCCATCTGCGCTGCGAGGTCTCGGCGCCCGACGTCATACCGAGCTTCGAGCGCCTCGCTTCCAACCCGCGCGTGCGTCTGGCCTCGCTGATGGACCATGCGCCGGGGCAGCGGCAGTTCGTGGATCTCGAAACCTACCGCGTCTACTATCAGGGCAAGACCGGCATGCCGGACCCCGTGTTCGACGCTTTCTGCCTGCGGCGCATCAAGGAATCCGAAGAGTTTTCCACACGCCATCGCGAGCTCATCGCCGAGCGTTGCCGCGATGCCGGCGTCAGCCTCGCCTCGCATGACGACGCGACGGCCGCCCATGTCGCGGAAAGCCGCACGCTGGGCGTGGCGCTCGCCGAATTCCCCACCACGATGGAAGCCGCCCGCCTGTCGCACGAAGGCGGGCTCGCCGTCCTGATGGGCGCGCCCAACGTGGTGCGCGGCGGCTCGCATTCCGGCAACATCTCCGCCGCCTCGCTGGTGGAGGCGGGGCTGCTCGACGTCCTGTCCTCGGACTACGTGCCCTTCAGCCTGATCCAGGCCGCCTTCGTCCTGTCCGGGTCGATCGGCCTGCCGGCCGCCGTTCGCATGGTGAGCCAGGCGCCGGCCCGCGTCGCCGGGCTGGCGGATCGCGGCGCCATCGCGGCCGGGCTGCGCGCCGATCTCGTCCGAGTTCACGCGCCGGAAGCGAGGGTCTCGACCCCCGTGGTGCGCGGCGTGTGGCGCGAGGGCCGCCGTGTCGCCTGA
- the phnD gene encoding phosphonate ABC transporter substrate-binding protein — MNAFLKGMAAVWLASTFAGTALAETVNFGIISTESQQNLRTKWEPFLADMAKETGLDIKPFFATDYAGVIEGMRFGKVQLAWYGNKSAMEAVDRAKGEVFAQTVHADGTPGYYSLILAPASSKLNSLDDLLKCDKSVNFGLGDPNSTSGYLVPMTFIFSARNIDPKTCFKNVTNANHETNAMGVANGQLDAAANNTENLALLQKNQPGAYGKIKIIWKSPLIAADPLVWSKDLSDETKTKLRTFVLDYGTERSKGDRQAELKILNDLTWTVFRPSNDDQLLPVRVMELTKTIAQTKGDASLSDAAKAEKIKPLEEKKAAIEARMAQLPQG, encoded by the coding sequence ATGAACGCTTTCCTCAAGGGCATGGCGGCGGTTTGGCTCGCCTCCACCTTCGCCGGCACCGCGCTCGCCGAGACGGTGAATTTCGGCATCATCTCCACCGAGTCGCAGCAGAACCTGCGCACCAAGTGGGAGCCGTTCCTGGCCGACATGGCCAAGGAAACGGGCCTCGACATCAAGCCCTTCTTCGCGACCGACTATGCCGGCGTGATCGAGGGCATGCGCTTCGGCAAGGTGCAGCTCGCCTGGTACGGCAACAAGTCCGCGATGGAAGCGGTGGACCGCGCCAAGGGCGAGGTCTTCGCCCAGACCGTGCATGCCGACGGTACGCCGGGATATTATTCGCTGATTCTGGCGCCCGCGTCCTCGAAGCTCAACTCGCTCGACGACCTCCTGAAGTGCGACAAGTCGGTGAATTTCGGCCTGGGCGATCCGAACTCGACCTCGGGCTATCTCGTGCCGATGACCTTCATCTTCTCGGCGCGCAACATCGACCCCAAGACCTGCTTCAAGAACGTCACCAACGCCAATCACGAGACCAACGCGATGGGCGTGGCCAACGGCCAGCTGGACGCGGCGGCCAACAACACCGAGAACCTGGCGCTTCTGCAGAAGAACCAGCCGGGCGCCTACGGCAAGATCAAGATCATCTGGAAGTCGCCACTGATCGCGGCCGATCCGCTGGTCTGGTCCAAGGACCTGTCGGACGAGACCAAAACTAAGCTGCGGACCTTCGTTCTCGACTACGGCACGGAGCGCTCGAAGGGCGACCGGCAGGCCGAGCTGAAGATCCTGAACGACCTGACCTGGACCGTCTTCCGTCCGTCCAACGACGACCAGCTTCTGCCCGTTCGCGTCATGGAACTGACCAAGACCATCGCGCAGACCAAGGGCGACGCCTCGCTCTCCGACGCCGCCAAGGCCGAGAAGATCAAGCCGCTGGAAGAGAAGAAGGCGGCCATCGAGGCCCGCATGGCCCAGCTTCCGCAGGGCTGA
- the phnE gene encoding phosphonate ABC transporter, permease protein PhnE: MTQAKTISEVGAPQTMRDASRARGALSHMALPALVVAALAWSWGPAEMGQWTHLFTDAGNMAEYATGFLHPDFSPWRSYLSEMVVTVQIAIWGTFLAVVLSVPFGILSAKNMAPWWVYQPSRRLMDLFRAIHEVVFAVLFVVAVGLGPFAGVMALFVHTTGILAKLFSEAVEAIDPRPVEAIRTTGASRLQQIVYGVIPQVLPLWISFSLYRLESNVRSATVLGVIGAGGIGQILFESIRGFYYPQASAMLLIIVATVSLMDILSQTLRKRVI, from the coding sequence ATGACCCAAGCCAAGACGATATCCGAGGTCGGCGCGCCGCAAACGATGCGGGACGCCTCGCGGGCCCGCGGCGCCCTGTCCCACATGGCGCTGCCCGCCCTTGTCGTGGCCGCGCTCGCCTGGAGCTGGGGGCCAGCCGAGATGGGCCAATGGACCCATCTCTTCACAGATGCCGGCAACATGGCGGAATACGCCACCGGCTTCCTGCATCCCGACTTCTCGCCCTGGCGCAGCTATCTCTCGGAGATGGTCGTCACCGTGCAGATCGCCATCTGGGGCACGTTCCTGGCGGTCGTCCTGTCGGTGCCCTTCGGCATCCTGTCGGCCAAGAACATGGCGCCCTGGTGGGTCTACCAGCCCTCGCGCCGCCTGATGGATTTATTCCGCGCCATTCACGAGGTGGTCTTCGCCGTGCTCTTCGTCGTGGCGGTGGGACTTGGCCCCTTCGCGGGGGTGATGGCGCTGTTCGTCCACACGACGGGCATTCTCGCCAAGCTCTTTTCCGAGGCGGTGGAGGCGATCGACCCACGCCCGGTCGAGGCGATCCGCACCACCGGCGCCTCGCGCCTCCAGCAGATCGTCTATGGCGTCATCCCGCAGGTCCTGCCGCTCTGGATCTCCTTCTCGCTCTACCGGCTGGAATCCAACGTCCGCTCCGCCACCGTGCTCGGCGTGATCGGGGCTGGCGGCATCGGACAGATCCTGTTCGAATCCATTCGGGGCTTCTACTATCCGCAGGCGTCCGCCATGCTTCTCATCATCGTCGCCACGGTCAGCCTTATGGATATCCTGTCTCAGACCCTGCGAAAGCGCGTCATCTGA
- a CDS encoding DapH/DapD/GlmU-related protein, producing MSTKLNEHVPLIHPSAEVSDTTFGRFTEVEARSYVCETELGDYSYVMQDCRIWRARIGKFANIAAAVRINATNHPVHRATLHHFTYRAGDYFEGADDEAEFFEERRSKVVTIGHDTWIGHGATVLPGVTIGNGAVVGSGAVVSRDVAPYTIVGGVPARLIRERFSQKTGARMDALAWWNWSHDRLFEALADFRRLGAEAFLDAYERQAYATVIQA from the coding sequence ATGAGCACCAAGCTGAACGAGCACGTTCCGCTCATCCATCCCAGCGCCGAAGTGTCGGACACCACGTTCGGCCGCTTCACCGAGGTGGAGGCGCGGTCCTATGTCTGCGAAACCGAACTCGGCGACTATTCCTATGTTATGCAGGACTGCCGGATCTGGCGCGCCCGGATCGGCAAGTTCGCCAACATCGCCGCCGCCGTGCGCATCAACGCCACGAACCATCCGGTTCACCGCGCGACGCTGCACCATTTCACCTACCGGGCCGGCGACTATTTCGAAGGCGCCGACGACGAGGCCGAGTTTTTCGAAGAGCGCCGCTCGAAGGTGGTCACGATCGGCCACGACACCTGGATCGGCCATGGCGCCACGGTCCTGCCGGGCGTCACGATCGGCAACGGCGCGGTGGTCGGCTCCGGTGCGGTGGTGAGCCGCGACGTCGCGCCCTACACGATCGTCGGCGGCGTGCCAGCGCGCCTCATCCGCGAACGCTTCTCTCAAAAGACCGGCGCGCGCATGGACGCGCTCGCCTGGTGGAACTGGTCGCACGACCGGCTCTTCGAGGCGCTGGCCGACTTCCGCCGGCTGGGCGCCGAGGCCTTTCTCGATGCCTACGAGCGTCAGGCTTACGCGACTGTCATCCAAGCTTAA
- the phnN gene encoding phosphonate metabolism protein/1,5-bisphosphokinase (PRPP-forming) PhnN, which translates to MSPDPLGLPPGPHVAPQAGLLLAVVGPSGAGKDTLIRLALERLGPEPRLHLARRVVTRACDGQSEAHDSLDEPGFARAEAAGAFCLTWRAHGLAYGLPMLVREQVGEGKLVLANLSRRALSEAARRFGRLALVEITAPPAVLAARIAARGRESEADILARLSRPAHLEQPPGTHSSLRIDNSGTPEDGADQLARHIKALLAELPA; encoded by the coding sequence GTGTCGCCTGATCCGCTGGGTCTTCCCCCTGGCCCTCACGTCGCCCCCCAGGCCGGCCTGCTTCTGGCCGTGGTCGGCCCGAGCGGCGCCGGCAAGGACACGCTGATCCGCCTCGCGCTGGAGCGTCTCGGCCCGGAGCCGCGCCTCCATCTGGCGCGCCGGGTGGTGACGCGCGCCTGCGACGGCCAGTCGGAGGCGCATGACAGTCTGGACGAGCCCGGCTTCGCGCGGGCGGAAGCGGCTGGCGCCTTCTGCCTGACCTGGCGGGCGCATGGGCTGGCCTACGGCCTGCCGATGCTGGTGCGCGAGCAGGTCGGTGAGGGGAAGCTGGTTCTGGCCAATCTCTCGCGCCGCGCCTTAAGCGAGGCGGCGCGGCGCTTCGGGCGCCTTGCGCTGGTGGAAATTACCGCGCCCCCCGCCGTGCTCGCCGCGCGCATCGCTGCGCGAGGGCGGGAGAGCGAAGCGGACATCCTCGCCCGCCTCTCGCGCCCCGCCCATCTCGAACAGCCGCCGGGGACGCATAGCAGCTTGCGCATCGACAATTCCGGCACGCCGGAAGACGGCGCGGACCAGCTCGCGCGCCACATCAAGGCGCTCCTGGCCGAACTGCCGGCCTGA
- a CDS encoding DUF1045 domain-containing protein, producing the protein MRVAIYYTPPAEAPLSHLAANWLGRSAFPGTPAEPLDPARAALVSEPARYGFHATMKAPFRLAEGRSLEALDEALRQFCNANRAPVIRQLALRRLSGFFALVPNEGEPALDALAGEAVRAFEPFRAPLSPEDWARRKPETLSERARAHLLQWGYPHVFEDFRFHMTLTGRVADEAAPAVEAELQERFAPVLGRPLAVDRLALFLQAEPGQPFHVHSLHPLRSEP; encoded by the coding sequence ATGCGCGTCGCGATCTACTACACGCCGCCGGCCGAAGCGCCCCTGTCGCATCTGGCCGCCAACTGGCTGGGCCGCAGCGCCTTTCCCGGCACGCCCGCAGAACCGCTCGATCCCGCCCGGGCGGCGCTCGTGAGCGAGCCCGCGCGCTACGGCTTCCACGCCACGATGAAGGCGCCCTTCCGCCTTGCCGAGGGACGCTCTCTGGAGGCGCTGGACGAGGCGCTGCGCCAGTTCTGCAACGCCAATCGGGCGCCCGTTATCCGCCAGCTGGCGCTGCGCCGTCTGTCGGGCTTCTTCGCCCTGGTGCCGAACGAGGGCGAGCCCGCGCTGGACGCGCTGGCGGGCGAGGCCGTGCGCGCCTTCGAGCCGTTTCGCGCGCCGCTCAGCCCCGAGGACTGGGCGCGCCGCAAACCCGAAACCTTGAGCGAGCGCGCCCGCGCCCATCTCCTGCAATGGGGCTATCCCCATGTGTTCGAAGATTTCCGCTTCCACATGACGCTGACCGGGCGCGTGGCCGACGAGGCCGCGCCCGCCGTCGAGGCCGAGTTGCAGGAGAGGTTCGCGCCGGTCCTTGGCCGGCCGCTCGCCGTCGACCGGCTTGCGCTGTTTCTTCAGGCCGAGCCCGGCCAGCCTTTCCACGTCCACTCCCTCCATCCGCTGCGCAGCGAGCCATGA
- the phnL gene encoding phosphonate C-P lyase system protein PhnL, giving the protein MSELSNKAAPLLSVSGVAKSFTMHLRGGIQLPVVENVAFDLRPGECVVLGGPSGVGKSSILRMIYGNYAVDRGAILVRDVGDGQMRDLGAGDPRTVLALRERSIGYVSQFLRAVPRASALDVVADPLVRLGVARETARERASAMLTRLNLPQALFDLPPATFSGGEKQRVNIARGFLTDQPILLLDEPTASLDSANRDVVVAMIGEKLAAGTAILGIFHDEPVRAAVATRILDVSAFSARRAA; this is encoded by the coding sequence ATGTCGGAGCTTTCCAACAAGGCCGCCCCGCTCCTGTCGGTCAGCGGCGTCGCCAAGTCCTTCACCATGCACTTGCGCGGCGGCATTCAGCTGCCGGTGGTGGAGAACGTCGCCTTCGATCTTCGCCCCGGCGAATGCGTGGTGCTCGGCGGCCCGTCCGGCGTCGGCAAGTCCTCGATACTGCGGATGATCTACGGCAACTACGCGGTCGATCGCGGCGCCATTCTGGTGCGGGACGTAGGCGACGGGCAGATGCGCGATCTCGGCGCGGGCGATCCGCGCACGGTCCTCGCGCTGCGCGAGCGCTCCATCGGCTATGTCAGCCAGTTCCTGCGCGCCGTTCCCCGCGCTTCGGCGCTGGACGTGGTGGCCGATCCGCTGGTGCGGCTCGGCGTGGCGCGGGAGACAGCGCGAGAGCGCGCGAGCGCCATGCTGACGCGCCTGAACCTTCCGCAAGCGCTGTTCGACCTGCCGCCCGCCACTTTCTCGGGCGGCGAGAAGCAGCGCGTCAACATCGCGCGCGGCTTCCTCACCGACCAGCCGATCCTCCTTCTCGACGAGCCGACCGCCTCGCTGGACAGCGCCAATCGCGATGTCGTGGTCGCGATGATTGGCGAGAAGCTCGCCGCCGGCACGGCCATTCTCGGCATCTTCCACGACGAGCCGGTGCGCGCGGCGGTTGCCACCCGCATTCTCGACGTTTCCGCCTTTTCCGCCCGGAGGGCCGCATGA
- the phnC gene encoding phosphonate ABC transporter ATP-binding protein, which translates to MTAITVTRLSKRFGTTQALSEVDLSVAPGEMVALIGASGSGKSTLIRHIAGLETGEGEGSRIAIFGTPVQAGGRMLKGADAVRGEVSVIFQQFNLVHRLSVLTNVLIGTLGRIPRWRGTFGLFRRGDKAAALEALARVGIGHAGTQRASTLSGGQQQRAAIARTLVQRARILIADEPIASLDPASARRVMDVLAAINRDDGITVLVSLHQVDYARRYFARTVAMRDGRVVFDGPSSALTNEFLSELYGSASEELLLPDAPAAAPSRRPEPARHPSLGALEAV; encoded by the coding sequence ATGACCGCGATTACCGTGACCCGACTTTCCAAGCGCTTCGGCACCACGCAGGCCCTCAGCGAGGTCGACCTCTCCGTCGCCCCCGGCGAGATGGTGGCGCTGATCGGCGCCTCCGGCTCCGGCAAGTCCACCCTCATCCGCCACATCGCCGGGCTGGAAACCGGCGAAGGCGAAGGCAGCCGCATCGCCATCTTCGGCACGCCCGTCCAGGCCGGCGGGCGGATGCTGAAGGGCGCGGACGCCGTGCGCGGCGAGGTGTCGGTGATCTTCCAGCAGTTCAACCTCGTGCATCGCCTGTCGGTGCTCACCAACGTCCTGATCGGCACGCTCGGCCGCATTCCTCGCTGGCGTGGCACGTTCGGCCTGTTCCGGCGCGGCGACAAGGCGGCAGCGCTCGAGGCTTTGGCGCGCGTCGGCATCGGCCATGCCGGAACGCAGCGCGCCTCCACGCTGTCGGGCGGCCAGCAGCAGCGCGCCGCGATCGCCCGCACGCTGGTGCAGCGCGCCCGCATCCTGATCGCCGACGAGCCGATCGCCTCGCTCGACCCCGCCTCTGCCCGGCGCGTGATGGACGTGCTCGCCGCGATCAATCGCGACGACGGGATCACCGTTCTCGTGTCGCTGCATCAGGTGGACTACGCCCGCCGCTATTTCGCCCGCACGGTCGCCATGCGCGACGGGCGCGTCGTGTTCGACGGGCCGTCCTCGGCCCTCACCAACGAATTCCTGTCCGAGCTCTACGGCTCGGCCTCGGAAGAGCTGCTCCTGCCGGATGCGCCGGCCGCAGCCCCCAGCCGCCGGCCGGAGCCGGCACGCCACCCCTCGCTCGGAGCCCTCGAGGCCGTCTGA